One window of the Allosaccharopolyspora coralli genome contains the following:
- a CDS encoding glycine/sarcosine N-methyltransferase — MAKSVDDLARNDAADAGDGGAEAVNLQEQVFGENPLEVRDTDHYTHEYVGGFVDKWDDLIDWKKRYESEGTFFVDQLRARGVKNVLDAATGTGFHSVRLLEEGFETVSADGSAQMLAKAFSNGLAYGGHILRVVNADWRWLNRDVHGEYDAIICLGNSFTHLFSERDRRKTLAEFYAMLKHDGVLIIDQRNYDSILDSGFSSKHTYYYAGDDVQAEPDHVDEGLARFKYTFPDKSEFYLNMYPLRKNYMRRLMREVGFQRIDTYGDFQETYADDEPDFFIHVAEKNYRTEDQLSDVYSNAVHTARDYYNSEDADNFYYRVWGGNDIHVGLYQTPDEDIDAASRRTVERMAAKAEITPETRILDIGAGYGGAARYLARTYGCKVACLNLSEVENARNVEFNRQEGLDGLIEVKDGSFEDIPYQDNAFDLVWSQDAILHSGDRERVLEEVVRVLTPRGLFVFTDPMAADTAEKRDLGPILDRLHLDSLGSPAFYRRHLNRLGLQTIDFDDLSDYLPVHYGRVLEVLQSRENELSEFIGEEYRTRMKTGLRNWVTAGDGGNLAWGIFTART, encoded by the coding sequence ATGGCCAAGAGCGTGGATGATCTTGCCCGCAACGACGCAGCGGATGCGGGCGACGGAGGGGCCGAGGCGGTGAACCTGCAGGAGCAGGTGTTCGGTGAGAACCCCTTGGAGGTCCGCGACACTGACCATTACACGCATGAGTACGTGGGCGGTTTCGTCGACAAGTGGGACGACCTGATCGACTGGAAGAAGCGCTACGAGAGTGAGGGCACCTTCTTCGTCGACCAGCTCAGGGCCCGGGGCGTCAAGAACGTCCTCGACGCCGCTACCGGCACCGGGTTCCACTCGGTGCGACTGCTCGAGGAAGGTTTCGAGACGGTCAGCGCCGACGGCAGCGCCCAGATGCTGGCCAAGGCGTTCAGCAACGGTCTGGCCTACGGCGGGCACATTCTGCGCGTGGTCAACGCCGACTGGCGCTGGCTGAACCGGGACGTGCACGGCGAGTACGACGCCATCATCTGCCTCGGGAACTCGTTCACGCACCTGTTCTCCGAGCGCGATCGGCGCAAGACGCTGGCCGAGTTCTACGCGATGCTCAAGCACGACGGCGTGTTGATCATCGACCAGCGCAACTATGACTCCATTTTGGACAGTGGCTTCTCCAGCAAGCACACGTACTACTACGCCGGTGACGACGTGCAGGCCGAGCCGGACCACGTCGACGAGGGCCTGGCCCGGTTCAAGTACACGTTCCCGGACAAGTCCGAGTTCTACTTGAACATGTACCCGCTGCGGAAGAACTACATGCGGCGGCTCATGCGTGAGGTCGGCTTCCAGCGGATCGACACCTACGGTGACTTCCAGGAGACCTACGCCGACGACGAGCCGGACTTCTTCATCCACGTCGCGGAGAAGAACTACCGGACCGAGGACCAGCTCTCGGACGTGTACTCGAACGCGGTGCACACCGCGCGGGACTACTACAACTCCGAGGACGCGGACAACTTCTACTACCGCGTCTGGGGTGGCAACGACATCCACGTCGGGCTCTACCAGACCCCGGACGAGGACATCGACGCCGCGTCGCGCCGCACCGTCGAGCGTATGGCGGCGAAGGCCGAGATCACTCCGGAGACCCGCATTCTCGACATCGGCGCCGGCTACGGCGGTGCCGCGCGGTACCTGGCCCGCACCTACGGATGCAAGGTGGCCTGCCTGAACCTCAGCGAGGTCGAGAACGCTCGCAACGTCGAGTTCAACCGCCAGGAGGGTCTCGACGGGCTCATCGAGGTCAAGGACGGGTCGTTCGAGGACATCCCGTACCAGGACAACGCCTTCGACCTGGTCTGGTCGCAGGACGCGATCCTGCACAGCGGCGACCGCGAGCGCGTCCTCGAAGAGGTCGTGCGCGTGCTCACCCCGCGCGGGCTGTTCGTGTTCACGGACCCGATGGCCGCCGACACGGCCGAGAAGCGCGACCTCGGGCCGATCCTGGACCGGTTGCACCTGGACTCGCTCGGTTCGCCGGCCTTCTACCGCAGGCACCTCAACCGCCTGGGACTGCAGACGATCGACTTCGACGACCTCAGCGACTACCTGCCGGTCCACTACGGCCGCGTGCTGGAGGTACTGCAGTCGCGGGAGAACGAGCTCTCCGAGTTCATCGGTGAGGAATACCGCACCCGGATGAAGACCGGATTGCGCAACTGGGTGACCGCAGGCGACGGCGGGAACCTCGCGTGGGGCATCTTCACGGCCCGTACCTGA
- the metK gene encoding methionine adenosyltransferase, with translation MSEINRRLFTSESVTEGHPDKMADAISDSILDALLAQDPRSRVAAETMITTGQVHIAGEITTEAYVDFQQLVRDKVLEIGYDSSDKGFDGNSCGVNVAIDAQSPDIGQGVDTAHENRVEGVIDEIAKQGAGDQGLMFGYACDDTDELMPLPIALAHRMSRRLTRVRKDGTLPYLRADGKTQVTIEYAGDQPVRLDTAVLSTQHAEDVDLDKTLSKDIREKVINPEVERVGLDTTDLRTLVNPTGRFVVGGPMGDCGLTGRKIIVDTYGGMARHGGGAFSGKDPSKVDRSAAYAARWIAKNAVAAGLASRIEVQVAYAIGKAAPVGLFVETFGTENVDPVKIQAAVNEVFDLRPAAIIRDLDLLRPIYAPTAAYGHFGRSDVDLPWERTDRVEALKSAAGL, from the coding sequence GTGAGTGAGATCAACCGTAGGTTGTTCACGAGTGAGTCGGTGACCGAGGGTCACCCGGACAAGATGGCCGACGCGATCAGTGACTCCATTCTGGATGCGCTGCTGGCGCAGGACCCCCGGTCCCGCGTCGCCGCGGAGACCATGATCACCACCGGTCAGGTGCACATCGCCGGTGAGATCACGACCGAAGCGTACGTCGACTTCCAGCAGCTCGTCCGCGACAAGGTCCTGGAGATCGGCTACGACTCCTCGGACAAGGGTTTCGACGGCAACTCCTGCGGTGTCAACGTCGCCATCGACGCCCAGTCCCCGGACATCGGCCAGGGCGTCGACACCGCGCACGAGAACCGCGTCGAGGGCGTCATCGACGAGATCGCCAAGCAGGGTGCGGGCGACCAGGGTCTGATGTTCGGTTACGCCTGCGACGACACCGACGAGCTCATGCCGCTGCCGATCGCGCTCGCGCACCGCATGTCGCGTCGCCTGACCCGGGTCCGCAAGGACGGCACGCTGCCGTACCTGCGCGCCGACGGCAAGACCCAGGTGACCATCGAGTACGCGGGTGACCAGCCGGTCCGTCTGGACACCGCGGTGCTGTCGACGCAGCACGCCGAGGACGTCGACCTCGACAAGACGCTGTCCAAGGACATCCGCGAGAAGGTCATCAACCCGGAGGTCGAGCGGGTCGGCCTCGACACCACGGACCTACGGACGCTGGTCAACCCGACCGGTCGGTTCGTCGTCGGTGGCCCGATGGGTGACTGCGGCCTGACCGGCCGGAAGATCATCGTCGACACCTACGGCGGCATGGCCCGTCACGGCGGCGGCGCCTTCTCCGGTAAGGACCCGTCGAAGGTGGACCGCTCGGCGGCCTACGCCGCGCGCTGGATCGCCAAGAACGCGGTGGCGGCCGGTCTGGCCAGCCGCATCGAGGTGCAGGTCGCCTACGCGATCGGCAAGGCCGCCCCGGTCGGGCTGTTCGTGGAGACCTTCGGCACCGAGAACGTCGACCCGGTCAAGATCCAGGCCGCCGTCAACGAGGTCTTCGACCTCCGTCCGGCCGCGATCATCCGCGACCTGGACCTGCTGCGGCCGATCTACGCGCCGACCGCGGCCTACGGCCACTTCGGTCGCAGCGACGTCGACCTGCCGTGGGAGCGCACCGACCGGGTGGAGGCCCTGAAGAGCGCAGCAGGGCTCTGA
- a CDS encoding carbohydrate kinase family protein — translation MQIAVTGSIATDHLMSYSGKIAEQLIADQLEQVSLSFLVDGLQVRRGGIAANITFGLGKLGVSSLLVDAVGEDFAEYRAWLERHGVDTTHVHTSSTAHTARFTCTTDQDQNQIASFYPGAMSEAREIEIKPIADKVGGVDLVTISAGDPEAMLRHTQECRDRGYPFLADPSQQLALMDGEQIRKLVDGAKYLFTNEYEHSLLLQKTGWSDDEVLGKVGMWVTTLGDQGVRIESKTAETIEVSAVKPKQIGDPTGAGDAVRAGFLAGQAKGLDLERSIQLGCALATTSLETDGPQEYDVEKGSFVARFAEAYGDTAAADVDSVLR, via the coding sequence GTGCAGATCGCGGTGACCGGCTCGATCGCCACCGACCACCTCATGTCCTACTCCGGCAAGATCGCCGAGCAGCTGATCGCCGACCAGCTCGAGCAGGTGTCCCTGTCGTTCCTCGTCGACGGACTCCAGGTCCGCCGGGGCGGTATCGCCGCCAACATCACCTTCGGCCTCGGCAAACTGGGGGTCAGCTCGCTGCTGGTGGACGCGGTCGGCGAGGACTTCGCCGAGTACCGCGCGTGGCTGGAGCGTCACGGCGTGGACACGACCCACGTGCACACCTCGTCCACCGCGCACACCGCGCGTTTCACCTGCACCACCGACCAGGACCAGAACCAGATCGCCTCGTTCTACCCGGGCGCCATGTCGGAGGCCCGTGAGATCGAGATCAAGCCGATCGCCGACAAGGTCGGTGGCGTCGACCTTGTGACGATCTCGGCCGGTGACCCCGAGGCGATGCTGCGTCACACCCAGGAGTGCCGCGACCGCGGTTACCCCTTCCTGGCCGACCCGAGCCAGCAGCTGGCCCTCATGGACGGCGAGCAGATCCGTAAGCTGGTGGACGGTGCCAAGTACCTGTTCACCAACGAGTACGAGCACAGCCTGCTCCTGCAGAAGACCGGCTGGTCCGACGACGAGGTGCTGGGCAAGGTCGGCATGTGGGTCACCACCCTGGGCGATCAAGGCGTGCGCATCGAGTCCAAGACGGCCGAGACGATCGAGGTTTCCGCGGTCAAGCCGAAGCAGATCGGCGACCCGACCGGTGCGGGCGACGCGGTGCGCGCGGGCTTTCTGGCCGGACAGGCCAAGGGCTTGGACCTGGAGCGGTCGATCCAGCTCGGCTGCGCCTTGGCGACCACGTCGCTGGAAACCGACGGCCCGCAGGAGTACGACGTCGAGAAGGGCTCCTTCGTGGCTCGATTCGCAGAGGCATACGGCGACACGGCTGCGGCCGACGTCGACTCGGTGCTTCGCTGA
- the metH gene encoding methionine synthase, whose amino-acid sequence MTEQATSGRQANDPSGFLSAIAERVLVGDGGMGTALQEYDLSVEEDFQNLEGCNEILNDTRPDVVRSIYTGFLANGSDAIESNTFGCNLPNLGDYGIEDRIRELAETGVRLAKECCAEYSTPDKPRFVLGSMGPGTKLPTLGHAPYADLRDAYHKQVLGMLDGGVDVVLVETSQDLLQTKASIVAAKRAMAEHGRHVPIIAHVTVEQTGTMLVGSEIGAALTALEPLGIDMIGMNCATGPAEMSEHLRVLAEHATVPISVMPNAGLPELGDNGAVYPLQPHELAEALVGFANNFGARLVGGCCGVTGEHVRQVAEAVDGLNPAQRTPNVVPSISSVYQAIPFKQDASILNVGERTNANGSKAFREAMLEERYEDCVEIAKTQTREGAHMLDLCVDYVGRDGTYDMRELASRLATASTLPVMVDSTEAEVIEVGLEHLGGRCAINSINYEDGTEEGGRYDRVMTMAVEHGAAVVCTCIDEEGQARTAEWKLRVAERLIEDLTQNWGLDESAVIIDTLVFPITTGQEEVRQDGIETINAIRELKKRHPRVQTTLGLSNVSFGLNPAARQVLNSVFLNECREAGLDSAIVHASKILPMNKIDEEARQVALDLVYDRRRAATDDERAYDPLQTLMALFEGQSAQSTGASKAEELAAMPLFERLQQRIIDGEMNGLGADLDEAMQEKKPLQIVNEDLLGGMKVVGDLFGSGQMQLPFVLQSAECMKTAVAHLEPHMDKDDSGGKGKLLLATVKGDVHDIGKNLVDIIVSNNGYDVVNIGIKQSINTILDEAEKNEVDAIGMSGLLVKSTVIMKDNLEEMNSRKLAEKYPVMLGGAALTRTYVENQLEETFDGDVRYAKDAFEGLTLMDRIMSSKRGDNPEEDEKEAAKKAERKARHERSQRIAEKRKAEQGELPSLDDTTKSDVDPNPGVPTPPFWGSKVVKGVPVNDYLSLLDERATFFGQWGLRGSKKGQGPSYEELVESDGRPRLRAWMDELATKGILQHAAVVYGYFPCVSEGNDLVVLDKEEPDAQERHRFHFPRQQRERRLCLADFYRSRERAEELGQVDVLPIQLVTMGTPIADYANELFAKNSYRDYLEIHGLGVQLTEALAEYWHRRVRQELLWSPGKSVSEEDPEEVEQFFKLGYRGARYSFGYGACPEIEDREKLVDLLDSERIGVVLSEGYQLHPEQSTDAIVSHHPEAKYFNV is encoded by the coding sequence ATGACTGAACAAGCGACATCGGGCCGGCAGGCCAACGACCCGAGCGGCTTCCTGTCGGCCATCGCCGAACGCGTGCTCGTCGGGGACGGCGGCATGGGTACGGCGTTGCAGGAGTACGACCTCTCGGTCGAGGAGGACTTCCAGAACCTCGAGGGCTGTAACGAGATCCTCAACGATACGCGCCCGGACGTGGTGCGCTCGATCTACACGGGGTTCCTGGCCAACGGCTCCGACGCCATCGAGTCGAACACCTTCGGTTGCAACCTGCCCAACCTCGGTGATTACGGTATCGAGGACCGCATCCGTGAGCTCGCGGAGACGGGTGTCCGGCTGGCCAAGGAGTGCTGTGCCGAGTACTCGACGCCGGACAAGCCCCGCTTCGTGCTCGGATCGATGGGCCCGGGCACCAAGCTGCCCACACTGGGTCACGCGCCCTACGCGGACCTTCGGGACGCGTACCACAAGCAGGTCCTGGGCATGCTCGACGGCGGCGTCGACGTGGTGCTGGTCGAGACCTCGCAGGACCTGCTGCAGACCAAGGCGTCGATCGTCGCGGCGAAGCGCGCCATGGCCGAGCACGGCAGGCACGTGCCGATCATCGCCCACGTCACCGTCGAGCAGACCGGCACGATGCTGGTCGGCTCGGAGATCGGGGCGGCCCTGACGGCGCTGGAGCCGCTGGGCATCGACATGATCGGCATGAACTGCGCGACCGGGCCCGCCGAGATGAGCGAGCACCTGCGCGTGCTCGCCGAGCACGCGACCGTGCCGATCTCGGTGATGCCCAACGCCGGCCTGCCCGAACTGGGCGACAACGGAGCGGTCTACCCGCTGCAGCCGCACGAGCTGGCCGAGGCGCTGGTCGGATTCGCCAACAACTTCGGTGCCCGCCTGGTCGGCGGTTGCTGTGGTGTGACCGGCGAGCACGTGCGCCAGGTCGCCGAAGCCGTCGACGGCCTCAACCCGGCGCAGCGCACGCCCAACGTGGTGCCGTCGATCTCGTCGGTGTACCAGGCGATCCCGTTCAAGCAGGACGCCTCGATCCTCAACGTCGGTGAGCGCACCAACGCCAACGGGTCCAAGGCGTTCCGCGAGGCGATGCTCGAGGAGCGCTACGAGGACTGCGTCGAGATCGCCAAGACGCAGACCCGCGAGGGCGCGCACATGCTCGACCTGTGCGTGGACTACGTCGGCCGGGACGGCACCTACGACATGCGGGAGCTTGCCTCGCGGCTCGCGACCGCCTCCACGCTGCCGGTCATGGTCGACTCCACCGAGGCCGAGGTGATCGAGGTCGGGCTGGAGCACCTCGGTGGCCGGTGCGCGATCAACTCGATCAACTACGAGGACGGCACCGAAGAGGGCGGACGGTACGACCGGGTCATGACGATGGCCGTCGAGCACGGTGCCGCCGTGGTGTGCACCTGCATCGACGAGGAGGGCCAGGCCAGGACCGCGGAGTGGAAGCTGCGCGTGGCCGAGCGCCTCATCGAAGACCTCACCCAGAACTGGGGCCTCGACGAGTCCGCGGTCATCATCGACACCCTGGTCTTCCCGATCACCACCGGTCAGGAAGAGGTCCGCCAGGACGGCATCGAGACGATCAACGCCATCCGCGAGCTCAAGAAGCGTCACCCGCGGGTGCAGACCACGCTGGGTCTGTCGAACGTGTCGTTCGGGCTCAACCCGGCGGCCCGCCAGGTGCTCAACTCGGTGTTCCTCAACGAGTGCCGTGAGGCCGGGCTGGACAGTGCCATCGTGCACGCGTCCAAGATCCTGCCCATGAACAAGATCGACGAGGAGGCCCGCCAGGTCGCGCTCGACCTCGTCTACGACCGGCGCCGCGCCGCCACCGACGACGAGCGGGCCTACGACCCGCTGCAGACGCTCATGGCGCTCTTCGAGGGTCAGAGCGCGCAGTCCACCGGAGCCTCCAAGGCCGAGGAACTGGCGGCGATGCCGCTGTTCGAGCGTCTGCAGCAACGCATCATCGACGGCGAGATGAACGGCCTGGGAGCCGACCTCGACGAGGCGATGCAGGAGAAGAAGCCGCTGCAGATCGTCAACGAGGATCTGCTCGGCGGCATGAAGGTCGTCGGTGACCTGTTCGGCTCCGGGCAGATGCAGCTGCCGTTCGTGCTGCAGTCCGCGGAGTGCATGAAGACCGCGGTGGCCCACCTCGAGCCGCACATGGACAAGGACGACTCGGGCGGCAAGGGCAAGCTGCTGCTGGCCACGGTCAAGGGCGATGTCCACGACATCGGCAAGAACCTGGTCGACATCATCGTGTCCAACAACGGCTACGACGTGGTCAACATCGGCATCAAGCAGTCGATCAACACGATCCTGGACGAGGCCGAGAAGAACGAGGTCGACGCGATCGGCATGTCCGGCCTGCTGGTCAAGTCCACGGTGATCATGAAGGACAACCTGGAGGAGATGAACTCCAGGAAGCTCGCCGAGAAGTACCCGGTGATGCTCGGTGGTGCGGCGCTGACCCGGACCTACGTGGAGAACCAGCTCGAGGAGACCTTCGACGGTGACGTCCGCTACGCCAAGGACGCGTTCGAGGGGCTGACCCTCATGGACCGCATCATGTCCTCCAAGCGGGGCGACAACCCCGAGGAGGACGAGAAGGAAGCGGCCAAGAAGGCCGAGCGGAAGGCTCGCCACGAGCGGTCCCAGCGCATCGCCGAGAAACGCAAGGCCGAGCAGGGTGAGCTTCCGAGCCTCGACGACACGACCAAGTCGGACGTCGACCCGAATCCGGGTGTCCCGACACCTCCGTTCTGGGGCTCGAAGGTCGTCAAGGGCGTCCCGGTCAACGACTACCTGTCGCTGCTGGACGAGCGGGCCACCTTCTTCGGGCAGTGGGGTCTGCGCGGCTCGAAGAAGGGTCAGGGCCCGTCGTACGAGGAGCTGGTCGAGTCCGACGGGCGCCCGCGGCTGCGGGCCTGGATGGACGAGCTCGCCACCAAGGGCATCCTGCAGCACGCGGCGGTGGTCTACGGCTACTTCCCGTGCGTGTCCGAGGGCAACGACCTCGTCGTGCTCGACAAGGAGGAGCCGGACGCCCAGGAGCGGCACCGCTTCCACTTCCCTCGGCAGCAGCGGGAGCGCCGTCTGTGCCTGGCGGACTTCTACCGGTCCCGGGAGCGGGCCGAGGAGCTCGGCCAGGTCGACGTCCTGCCGATCCAGTTGGTCACGATGGGTACGCCGATCGCGGACTACGCCAACGAGCTGTTCGCGAAGAACTCCTACCGGGACTACCTGGAGATCCACGGTCTGGGTGTGCAGCTGACCGAGGCCCTGGCGGAGTACTGGCACCGCAGGGTCCGCCAGGAGCTGCTGTGGTCGCCGGGCAAGTCGGTGTCCGAGGAGGACCCCGAAGAGGTCGAGCAGTTCTTCAAGCTCGGCTACCGCGGCGCCCGGTACTCGTTCGGGTACGGCGCGTGCCCCGAGATCGAGGACCGGGAGAAGCTCGTGGACCTGCTCGACAGCGAGCGCATCGGCGTGGTGCTCTCGGAGGGATACCAGCTGCATCCGGAGCAGTCCACGGACGCGATCGTCAGCCACCACCCGGAAGCCAAGTACTTCAACGTGTGA
- the ahcY gene encoding adenosylhomocysteinase, giving the protein MSPKLEKVNGIEFAIADPKLADSGRHQIRLAEHEMPGLMATRKEYSASKPLKGARIAGSLHMTVQTAVLIETLVELGAEVRWVSCNIFSTQDEAAAAVVVGNGTPDKPEGTPVFAWKGETLEEYWWCTDQLWQNFAGDQGPNMILDDGGDATMLVQKGVEFEKAGAVPQPTDEDPEEFKVVLATLRKSLEADKQRFTKTAKEIKGVTEETTTGVHKLVELVKSGDLLFPAINVNDSVTKSKFDNKYGCRHSLVDGINRGTDVLIGGKTAVICGFGDVGKGSAESLRGQGARVIVTEIDPICALQAAMEGYEVKTMEDVVETADIFITTTGNFNIITAEHMSQMKHNAIVGNVGHFDNEIDMANLEKTPGIKKVEIKPQVHEFTFQDGHAIIVLSEGRLLNLGNATGHPSFVMSNSFTNQTLAQIELWTKPGEYAKDVYVLPKHLDEKVARLHLDALGVKLTKLTKDQAEYIGVDVEGPYKPEHYRY; this is encoded by the coding sequence ATGAGCCCGAAGCTCGAGAAGGTCAACGGTATCGAGTTCGCCATCGCGGACCCGAAGCTGGCCGACAGCGGCCGTCACCAGATCCGCCTGGCGGAGCACGAGATGCCGGGCCTGATGGCTACTCGCAAGGAGTACTCCGCGAGCAAGCCGCTCAAGGGTGCTCGCATCGCGGGTTCGCTGCACATGACCGTGCAGACCGCGGTGCTCATCGAGACCCTGGTGGAGCTCGGCGCCGAGGTTCGCTGGGTGTCCTGCAACATCTTCTCCACCCAGGACGAGGCCGCCGCGGCGGTCGTCGTCGGGAACGGCACCCCGGACAAGCCGGAAGGCACCCCGGTGTTCGCCTGGAAGGGCGAGACGCTGGAAGAGTACTGGTGGTGCACCGACCAGCTCTGGCAGAACTTCGCCGGCGACCAGGGTCCGAACATGATCCTGGACGACGGCGGCGACGCGACCATGCTGGTCCAGAAGGGTGTCGAGTTCGAGAAGGCCGGCGCTGTTCCGCAGCCGACCGACGAGGACCCGGAGGAGTTCAAGGTCGTCCTGGCGACCCTGCGCAAGAGCCTCGAGGCCGACAAGCAGCGGTTCACCAAGACGGCCAAGGAGATCAAGGGCGTCACCGAGGAGACCACGACCGGCGTGCACAAGCTCGTCGAGCTGGTCAAGTCCGGCGACCTGCTGTTCCCGGCGATCAACGTCAACGACTCGGTCACCAAGTCGAAGTTCGACAACAAGTACGGCTGCCGCCACTCGCTGGTCGACGGCATCAACCGTGGCACCGACGTGCTCATCGGTGGCAAGACGGCCGTGATCTGCGGCTTCGGCGACGTCGGTAAGGGTTCGGCGGAGTCGCTGCGCGGCCAGGGTGCCCGCGTCATCGTCACCGAGATCGACCCGATCTGCGCGCTGCAGGCGGCGATGGAGGGCTACGAGGTCAAGACGATGGAGGACGTCGTCGAGACCGCGGACATCTTCATCACGACCACCGGCAACTTCAACATCATCACCGCCGAGCACATGTCGCAGATGAAGCACAACGCCATCGTCGGCAACGTCGGTCACTTCGACAACGAGATCGACATGGCGAACCTGGAGAAGACTCCCGGCATCAAGAAGGTCGAGATCAAGCCCCAGGTGCACGAGTTCACCTTCCAGGACGGGCACGCGATCATCGTGCTCTCCGAGGGTCGTCTGCTGAACCTGGGCAACGCCACCGGGCACCCGAGCTTCGTGATGTCGAACTCGTTCACCAACCAGACGCTCGCGCAGATCGAGCTCTGGACCAAGCCGGGCGAGTACGCCAAGGACGTCTACGTGCTGCCGAAGCACCTCGACGAGAAGGTCGCGCGGCTGCACCTCGACGCTCTCGGTGTGAAGCTCACCAAGCTCACCAAGGATCAGGCCGAGTACATCGGTGTCGACGTCGAGGGCCCGTACAAGCCCGAGCACTACCGCTACTGA